A genomic window from Bradyrhizobium lupini includes:
- a CDS encoding isoprenylcysteine carboxylmethyltransferase family protein, with translation MSFDFSKLLSVAWGGWTTTWPTQLLALIWLAWLASWVGASFWQGRTQKQVMTLESGRYRIPILVGGILFTPWTAEVLGEKPLWVFSNTAVYVVALIVLAGISFTWWGRLHLGQFWSNTITHKQDHRVIDTGPYGIVRHPIYTGLILGMLVTGIAVGTVTAMLGAILISLGMWQKGRMEEVFLSKELGEDAYGAYCRRVPMIIPFLSPR, from the coding sequence ATGTCCTTCGATTTCAGCAAGCTTCTCTCTGTCGCCTGGGGTGGTTGGACCACGACTTGGCCGACGCAACTGCTCGCCCTGATCTGGCTCGCCTGGCTCGCAAGCTGGGTCGGCGCCTCGTTCTGGCAGGGCCGCACCCAGAAGCAGGTAATGACGCTGGAGTCCGGCCGCTATCGCATCCCGATCCTGGTCGGCGGCATCCTGTTCACGCCATGGACCGCGGAAGTGCTCGGCGAGAAGCCGCTCTGGGTGTTCAGCAATACAGCTGTCTACGTGGTGGCGCTGATCGTGCTGGCCGGCATCTCCTTCACCTGGTGGGGACGGCTGCATCTCGGACAATTCTGGTCCAACACCATCACCCACAAGCAAGACCACCGCGTCATCGACACCGGCCCGTACGGCATCGTACGCCATCCGATCTACACCGGCCTGATCCTCGGCATGCTGGTGACCGGCATCGCGGTCGGCACGGTAACCGCGATGCTCGGCGCGATCCTGATCTCGCTCGGCATGTGGCAGAAGGGCCGGATGGAAGAAGTGTTCCTGTCCAAGGAGCTCGGCGAAGACGCCTACGGCGCCTATTGCCGCCGCGTGCCGATGATCATCCCGTTCCTGTCGCCGCGCTGA
- a CDS encoding NAD-dependent epimerase/dehydratase family protein translates to MALVLVTGGSGFIGHHLVEALRARGQRVRVLDVRAPAAPYADVEYAQGSVLDGAAVDAAIAGVDQVYHLAGLPGMWVADKQAFHDVNCRGTEIVLAAAMKRGVSRFLHCSTESILFPYSDLNGVPAEEALQPADAMPGAYTRSKSLAEHCAAKAAAEGFPLVIGTPTMPIGAADHNLTPPTAMLWYFLQKKVQPHLDFPVNLVDVRDVAIGLVLTMERGRNGQRYILGGDCVRLGQILRMMSAMSGRRQFPVVVPGKMAELSGIMLEYLSDRITRRPPNGTAEGVRIALAASDLSISKARTELGYAPRPIEPVLRETITHLLARGGALASGAIEHHALSSRAS, encoded by the coding sequence ATGGCTCTCGTACTGGTTACCGGTGGCAGCGGCTTCATCGGACATCATCTTGTAGAAGCGCTCCGCGCCCGTGGGCAGCGGGTGCGTGTTCTCGACGTCCGTGCGCCTGCCGCGCCGTATGCCGACGTTGAATATGCCCAAGGCTCGGTGCTCGACGGTGCCGCGGTCGATGCCGCGATTGCTGGGGTCGATCAGGTCTATCACCTCGCGGGCCTGCCCGGCATGTGGGTCGCCGACAAGCAGGCCTTTCACGACGTCAATTGCCGCGGCACCGAGATCGTGCTCGCGGCCGCGATGAAGCGCGGGGTCTCGCGCTTTCTGCACTGCTCGACGGAATCGATCCTATTCCCCTATTCCGACCTCAACGGTGTTCCCGCCGAAGAGGCGCTGCAGCCGGCCGATGCGATGCCGGGCGCCTACACGCGGTCGAAATCGCTGGCCGAGCATTGCGCCGCGAAGGCCGCAGCTGAAGGTTTTCCGCTGGTGATCGGCACCCCGACCATGCCGATCGGTGCTGCCGACCACAATCTGACGCCGCCGACTGCGATGCTGTGGTACTTCCTGCAGAAGAAAGTGCAGCCGCATCTCGACTTCCCGGTCAATCTCGTCGACGTTCGCGACGTTGCCATAGGCCTCGTGCTGACCATGGAACGCGGGCGTAACGGCCAGCGCTACATCCTCGGCGGCGACTGCGTCAGGCTCGGCCAGATTCTGCGGATGATGTCCGCGATGAGCGGCCGCCGGCAATTCCCGGTCGTCGTTCCCGGCAAGATGGCCGAGCTGTCCGGCATCATGCTCGAATATCTCTCTGACCGCATCACGCGCAGGCCGCCCAACGGCACCGCCGAGGGCGTGCGCATTGCGCTCGCCGCGAGCGACCTCTCGATCAGCAAGGCGCGCACCGAACTCGGCTACGCGCCGCGCCCGATCGAGCCGGTCCTGCGCGAAACCATCACCCATCTTCTCGCCCGCGGCGGGGCGCTTGCCTCCGGCGCCATCGAGCATCACGCGCTCTCCTCGCGCGCCAGCTGA
- a CDS encoding aspartate dehydrogenase: MAERTASNELRVAVAGLGSIGTKIATALDQGIEGLTLSAVAVRDPAKHQKLLGSLRRPPSLLPLDQLGDAADIVVECAPSSQLRAIVEPAVKRGRAAVVVSVGGLLDNFDLVDLARANGGRILVPTGALIGLDAVNAAAIGTIHSVKMVTRKPIDGLKGAPFIVQNNIDIDNLREPLKLFEGTAREAAKGFPANLNVAVALSLAGVGPDRTQVQIWADPTVTRNVHRIEVEADSARFSMSIENIPSENPKTGLITALSVIALLRKQRATLCVGT; this comes from the coding sequence ATGGCTGAACGGACAGCTTCGAACGAATTGCGGGTTGCCGTCGCGGGGCTCGGCTCGATCGGCACCAAGATCGCGACCGCGCTCGATCAGGGCATCGAGGGATTGACGCTCTCCGCCGTGGCGGTGCGCGATCCTGCAAAGCATCAGAAATTGCTCGGCAGCCTGCGTCGTCCGCCATCCCTACTGCCGCTCGACCAGCTCGGCGACGCCGCCGATATCGTGGTGGAGTGCGCGCCGAGCAGCCAACTCCGCGCGATCGTCGAGCCCGCGGTGAAACGCGGCAGGGCCGCGGTCGTTGTCAGCGTCGGTGGGCTGCTCGACAATTTTGATCTCGTCGATCTCGCCCGGGCCAATGGCGGCCGCATCCTCGTGCCGACCGGCGCGCTGATCGGGCTCGACGCCGTCAACGCCGCCGCGATCGGCACAATTCACTCGGTGAAGATGGTGACGCGCAAGCCGATCGACGGCTTGAAGGGCGCGCCGTTCATCGTCCAGAACAACATCGATATCGACAATCTGCGCGAGCCGCTCAAGCTGTTCGAGGGGACCGCGCGAGAGGCAGCGAAAGGCTTTCCGGCCAATCTCAACGTCGCGGTCGCGCTGTCGCTCGCGGGCGTCGGGCCGGATCGCACCCAGGTGCAAATCTGGGCCGACCCGACTGTGACGCGCAATGTTCACCGCATCGAGGTCGAGGCGGATTCGGCGCGCTTCTCGATGTCAATCGAGAACATCCCCTCCGAGAATCCCAAGACCGGGTTGATCACGGCGCTGTCGGTGATCGCGCTGCTCCGCAAGCAGCGCGCCACGTTGTGTGTGGGGACGTAA
- a CDS encoding sorbosone dehydrogenase family protein → MTFSSIFAQFVALLGGIALQWRKLSGTVPAPAWGQSPAIPEAKPQGAIPTLKMPTARGWSEGQKPTVAPGLKVNAFATGLDHPRWIEVLPNGDVLIAEATQIAGAPRSVFHYAMQATMRRAAALGVSANRITLLRDKDGDGVAEYRGAFMENLSQPFGMALVGDTFYVGNTDGVMAFPYVANADRITAPGKRLTTFKPSGHWTRSLLASPDGKKLYAGVGSLSNIGEMGMEVEEGRAAVYELDLVAGTHRIFAAGLRNPVGLAWEPTTGVLWTVVNERDGLGDETPPDYLTSVRDGGFYGWPYCYWGKTVDDRVPQDPAMVAKALTPDYALGGHTASLGLCWMPAGTLPGFPDGMAIGQHGSWNRSTLSGYKLVFIPFENGKPSGPARDILSGFLAPDEKESYGRPVGVVIGPDKKSLLMADDVGNVIWRVTGA, encoded by the coding sequence ATGACGTTTTCCAGCATCTTTGCGCAGTTCGTTGCGCTTCTCGGCGGCATCGCGCTGCAATGGCGGAAGCTGTCAGGCACCGTGCCTGCGCCGGCCTGGGGCCAGTCGCCCGCGATTCCCGAAGCAAAACCGCAAGGCGCCATTCCGACACTGAAGATGCCGACGGCGCGGGGCTGGAGCGAAGGACAGAAGCCGACGGTCGCACCCGGGCTCAAGGTCAATGCGTTCGCGACCGGCCTCGACCATCCGCGCTGGATCGAGGTGCTGCCCAATGGCGACGTGCTGATCGCGGAGGCGACGCAGATCGCGGGGGCGCCGCGGTCCGTGTTTCACTACGCAATGCAAGCGACGATGCGGCGCGCCGCCGCGCTCGGCGTCAGCGCCAACCGCATCACGCTGCTGCGCGACAAGGATGGCGACGGCGTCGCGGAGTATCGCGGCGCGTTCATGGAAAACCTCAGCCAGCCGTTCGGCATGGCGCTGGTCGGCGACACCTTCTATGTCGGCAACACCGACGGCGTGATGGCCTTCCCGTACGTGGCGAATGCCGATCGCATCACCGCGCCGGGCAAGCGCCTCACCACTTTCAAGCCGAGCGGCCACTGGACCCGCAGCCTGCTCGCAAGCCCCGACGGCAAGAAACTCTATGCCGGCGTCGGCTCGCTCAGCAACATCGGCGAGATGGGCATGGAGGTCGAGGAAGGCCGCGCCGCGGTCTACGAGCTCGACCTCGTCGCCGGTACGCACCGCATCTTCGCCGCCGGCCTGCGGAACCCGGTTGGTCTCGCCTGGGAGCCGACGACCGGTGTGCTCTGGACCGTCGTCAACGAGCGCGACGGCCTCGGCGACGAAACGCCGCCGGACTACCTGACCTCGGTACGCGACGGCGGGTTCTACGGCTGGCCCTATTGCTACTGGGGCAAGACGGTGGATGACCGCGTGCCGCAGGATCCGGCGATGGTCGCCAAGGCACTCACGCCTGACTACGCGCTCGGCGGCCACACCGCCTCGCTCGGCCTGTGCTGGATGCCCGCGGGCACGCTGCCGGGCTTCCCCGACGGCATGGCGATCGGCCAGCACGGCTCGTGGAATCGCAGCACGCTGTCCGGCTACAAGCTTGTGTTCATCCCGTTCGAGAACGGAAAGCCTTCGGGTCCAGCACGCGACATCCTGTCCGGCTTCCTCGCGCCGGACGAGAAAGAATCCTACGGCCGTCCGGTCGGCGTCGTGATCGGTCCCGACAAGAAATCGCTGCTGATGGCCGACGACGTCGGCAACGTGATCTGGCGCGTGACGGGCGCTTGA
- a CDS encoding DUF962 domain-containing protein has protein sequence MLHETEMASYFQRQLADYVEYHRDPWNCAMHVVGILLLFTGAVLPLTLVHFPVFGIEVSLAMVLALPVLAYWLMLDAGIGLGILASMIVLLSVATAIGNQVSIVMMWSIFVVLIGLGVASQIVGHKVFEERQPSMVDHPTHFLLGPMFVMAKLFIALGFRRDLAAILAPAPTNSLSTR, from the coding sequence CCAGTTATTTTCAACGTCAGCTGGCCGACTACGTCGAATATCATCGCGATCCCTGGAACTGCGCGATGCACGTGGTCGGCATCCTCCTGCTCTTCACCGGCGCCGTGCTGCCGCTGACGCTGGTCCATTTCCCGGTGTTCGGGATCGAGGTCAGCCTGGCCATGGTTCTTGCCCTGCCGGTGCTGGCCTACTGGCTGATGCTGGACGCCGGGATCGGGCTCGGCATCCTCGCCTCGATGATCGTGCTGCTTTCGGTCGCAACCGCGATTGGCAATCAGGTCTCGATCGTCATGATGTGGTCGATTTTTGTGGTGCTGATCGGGCTCGGCGTCGCGTCGCAAATCGTCGGTCACAAGGTTTTCGAGGAGCGGCAGCCGTCGATGGTCGACCACCCCACGCATTTTCTGCTTGGACCGATGTTTGTCATGGCAAAATTATTCATTGCATTGGGCTTCCGTCGCGACCTTGCCGCGATTCTGGCGCCTGCTCCGACCAATTCCCTTTCAACCCGATAG